Part of the Vagococcus jeotgali genome, GTTCATACAACTGGCTACTGAAAAAGTTAATCTTTTGCCGCGTAAAATTTTAGACTATAGACAACCAGCAACATTATTTTTAGAAGAAATTCAAAATCTAAAGATCAAAACATGTTGGTAAGTAAGGGGTTCAATAAAATAACACTGATATTTAGATATTTTTACCAGAGTGGCTAACTTAATGTTGCAATTTAGAAATAAATATATTTTTTTAAATATCTAAAAAATTAATAGATGAAGCCTAGTAGATACTGTCTAACAATCATACAGTTTTTTCTCTGTTTATCAAAAATTAATTGTCATAAATTTTATACTACGATTAACACTTCTTTTCGTTCAGTAGTAATTTACATTTGCCTATCCATATAATCCCCTGATTGAAAAAATATTAAAATGTGATCGTAAATATATGCTGATAATGATTTACATAATATTATTATATATAAATATTCAGTATAAAAAAAGTGTGGATCACATCCACACTTTTAGTGATATATATCTCCAGAAACTTCTAATCTCTTACGTGACATATAGAAGTATCCAGCCATACCTAATGCAAGTAGTCCAGCTGACATAAGTGAATGAGTTACTTCACCTGTTTTTGGTAGTGAACTTGCGGCTGCTTTTGGTGCTGACGCACTTGCTGATGGAGCAGAGGCACTAGCTGCAGCAGGTTTTGAAGCTGGTTTAGTTGGTGTATGTGGTTTGATTGGATTAATAATACCACCAATTCCATCCACACGTTTCATACTCAACATTGCAAGATTTAATTTTCTTGTCATATCATTTACTTCTTTTTCAGTAAATGCATCAACATTACCATCAAGCTTAGCCAACATTGCTTCAGCCTCACCTAAGACAGTTTGCATATCTGCCCATGATTCTTTAGTATAATCTTTTTCTTTTTTACTATGTGCTACGCGAATTGCATCTTGTAGATGATCAATAGCTTTTGTAGAAGCAACTCTTTCAAGTTTTAATTCTGCTAATAATAAGTGGTCAAAAGCATCATTTATCTCAATTTGAGTTGCTGGTTTCGCTGAATGCTCTGTTTCAGAAACTTCTTCTGCATGTCTTAACGCAATTTCAAAAGAAGTCCATGAATTTGGCATATAGTTATGTTGATCTTTCAATTTAGCTTTTTCTATCGCATCATTTAATGCTTTAAAGTCTCTATGAACACTAATTTTAGCCATAACTGCAGCAACTTCACTTGGTTTTGTTGCTGCTTTTACTTCTTCACGGTAAGCTTCTGCTTGCTCAGGAGTAATTGCCCCAACTAATTCCAATGCATCAATTTCAAGATTTGCTTTAGCTTTAGCTGCTTCTAAATGAATAAGCATTTCAGCATCTAAAATGTCAGTTTCAATAGAGCTTTTTAGTTTTTCAACTAATGCTTCTAACTCCTCTTCCGCTATGATTCCCATGTCTCTTAGATGTTCTAACTCTTTAATGATCTCATTTCTAGCGTCTTCCAAGCCTTCTGCAGCTTCAACGATACCTCTAATAACATCTGCTTCGATTTCACCTTTTATTTTTTCAAGATACGCTGCTGCTTCTTCTTCAGTTAACTTACCTGCATCTACTAATTCTTGAATATCTTTCTCTGCTTGTTTCTTAATACCCTGAATCTCATTTGCTGCTTTTGTAATTCCAGCAATAACATCTGCCTAAACTTCTTGTTTTACTTTAGCAATAAATTGCTCCGCATCTTCCTCAGCAATCTTGCCATTTTCTAATAATTGGTTAATCTCATCGATAGCATCTTGACGTAATTTATCAATTTCACCAGCAGTTTTGACAAGTTCAGAAATTACGTTTGCTTCAATAGTTTGTTCAATCTTAGTAATATATGCTTTAGCATCTTGTCTTACCTTTTGAAGTTCACTAGCTGCTGCTGTAATCTCATCAATAGCTTTTTGTTCAGTTTCTTGCATAATTTTATCAATAAACTGTTTTGCATCAGTTTCTGCAAGTTTACCTAATTTTTCTAAACGAAGAATATCATTAATTGCATCAGTTCTTAATTTGCTAAGTGCAGCTGCACCTGCCGTCACAGCTTCAATTAAGTCTTTTTCAACATTATTCATAATGTCTTGTTCAAATTGCTTAATTTCACTGTCAGCTAAATTTTCTAATTTATGTAACTTAGCAAGTTCAGCTGTTCTCCAGTTAGATAAATCATTAGCTGCTGTAGTTATTACTTTAATAGCTTCTTGATCTACTGCTGTTTCAATATCATTAATCAAACCTTCAACTTCTTTTTCACCTAAGTTTTCAAGTTTTTTAATTTCAGCAATGGCATCAGCTTTTGCTGTAGCTAAATCTTTTTCAACATCATTTTTAGCGTCAGTAATAGCTGTTTGAACGTCTTTTTCGATTGTTAAAAGTTCGTCTATAGCTACTCCGGCATCTTTAGCTAGTGATGCTTCAATTTTTTCCTGGAATTGTTTAATATCAGACTCCACAATCCCAGGAACTGATGCTAATTCTGCAAGAGCAGTATCTATTCGATTTTTTAAGGCTGTTAAAGCAACTTGCTCTGCATCACTTGCAATTTTTTCAATATCTGCAACTGCTGTTTCAGCACCACTTTTAGCTGCAGCTTCAATTCCTTGAATTAACTCTTCAGCATTATCAATTAATTCAGCTTTTGCTAATTTTTCAATACGTTGAATCGCATCATCTTTAGCTTGCTGAATGTCTTTTTCAATGTCACCCACAATACCCTCACGTGGTGCAGAACTTACCGTAGTATGTTTACCTTCTTCTTCTTTTTCTTCTTCTTTATCTTCAGCTACAACTTCTGAGGATGTAATAGCATTTTCAGTTGTTGAGCTTGTTGTCATTTCTTGAGCTGCTGTAATAGTAGGCAGCATCGTTGAACTTAGTAAAACTGTTAACATTGCTGATGAAATAGTCTTCTTTTCATGTAATAACGTCTCCTTTTTGATAATTTTTAATATAACATAACTATTATAATGCACACTATCATTATATCTGAAATAGTTTTATATTTTTAGCAAGAAATTTCGTTTAGATATGAGTAAAAAAATGGTTATTCTTTTGTTTTTCCAAAAGCCTTACAAATTTATTATATAATGATTGATTATCTGCCTATTTAGTATGATTGTGTTCTTTAATTGGCCACCATAATATAAAATAATCGCTTTTGATCCTTCGTTATCTTGATGACAGGTTAATAAAACTTCTGAAAGTCCTAACCTTTTTGCCTCAGCTAATAGTAAATTTAAACTTGTCTTCCCATAACCTTGTTTTTGGTACTTAGGTCTAGTTGAATAGCTAATGTGTCCTCCGTCCTTCTCTAATTGTTTGTTAAGCTTTGGCTTAATATCTGCTATGCCCAGTACCTCTTTATTTTCATCTACTAAAAAATATTGAAAAGATTGAACGCGTTGTTGATAATTGGCTTTTTCAAGATGTGACAGCATTTTTTTCCATGTTGAGATATCAGAATAGGACGCTAGATTATTACTACCATGAATAATCATATGATGGGCTAAGCATTCTTTTTTAAAAGATAAGATATCCTCATTTGAGATAGACCTATAAGAAACTAGTTTCATAGTTTTACCTTCGCTTTCTACAAATCAAAAAACTGTAGTAAACTTGTCATGTCAAGTTTGTGTTTTTCTTCCTGAGATAGATCAACACTAATCTGTCCTGAATCAAGAACAATCAAGCGATTGCCGTAAGTTAGAGCATCTTCCATACGATGAGTGATCATTAAACAAGTCAATTTATTATCACTAATGGTACTTGCCGTCAACTCCATTAATTGCTTGCTTGTTTTTGGATCAAGAGCAGCAGTGTGTTCATCTAATAATAATATATCAGGTTTTTGAATGGTTGCCATTAATAAGCTTAGAGCTTGTCTTTGCCCTCCAGATAAATGTCCTGCTGGTGTGTCGATGTGTTGCTCCAGTCCATTACCTGTTTTTTGGCATAATTCAAAAAATAATTCCTTTTGTTGGTTTAATTCTCGCCTCTTAAGGCCACGCTTCTTTCCTCTTAGTTGAGCTAATAACAAGTTTTCAGCAACTGTCATTCTAGGTGCTGTTCCTTGCTTTGGATCTTGAAATACTCTAGCGATATATTTAGCTCTTTTTTCCTCTGAATCTTTCGTCACATTTTGTTGACTGATGAAAACATTACCACTGGTTAAATCAAGTTGACCTGAGATAGTATTAAATAAAGTTGACTTTCCAGCACCATTCCCACCTAATATCGTAATGAAATCACCTTCATTTACGGTAAGGTTCAAGTGATTCATAATCACACGTCCCTCATCAACTTCTTTATACCCATTTTGAATACTTAAGACCGATTTCATACACGATGCCCCCCTTGTTTTTGTTTTATTTTTCGACTGATTTCAGGGATAATTAAACATACTCCTAAAATCACTGATGAATAAAATTTTAAATAAGTCGTATCAAGACTTAATTTGATAACGATTAAAATTAATAATTGGTAAATAACACTCCCAACTACAATAGCAATAAAACGCTCTAACATCGTCAATTCACCAAATAATAACTCGCCTAAAATAATAGATGCTAGACCGATAATAATAACACCAATCCCCTTATTAACATCAGCATAGCCTTCATTTTGAGCAATCAATGCTCCTGATAAGCCTATTAACCCATTTGAGATAACCAAACCTAAGATTGTCATTCTGTCTGTGTAGATTCCTAATGATTTCGCCATCACTGGATTGTCTCCAGTTGCAATATAAGCTTGGCCTAAATCAGTATTTAAAAAAGTCATTAATAAAAAGATAACTAATATAACGATAAAAAGACCAATGACAATCACATTAAAATATGGTGGTAAGTGCCAGTCATCAAGAATATCAAATAATTTCGATTGATTTAAAAGAGATAGGTTAGGTGTTCTCATAATAAAGAGCATCACAGAATTTAAAGCACTCATGACTAAAATTCCCGACAAAATAACAGGAATTTTTCCTTTCGTATAAAGTAATCCTGTTGTCAAACCAGCTAACATGCCAGCTAGCATACCTAATAAAGTAGCTATAATCGGGTGGATTCCGTGTGTAATAGCCGTGACACAAACTACTCCTCCTAGGGGAAAACTACCTTCTGTTGTTAGATCTGTAAAATTTAATATTCGGTAAGTTAGAAAAATCCCTAAGCCCAGAATAGACCATAATAATCCTTGTGCGATAGTTGATGTTATCATTTTGTCACCTCCTCTTGTAAATCTACTGGCACATGAATATCTAGTTGATTGACTTTCTCTTCATTTATGATTATATCTCCAGTCTCAAATATGTAAATAGGTGTGTCCTCTGTCTTGATTGTGCCATTTAGTAAATCAGAAACCATTCTGCCTGTCTCAACGCCTAAATCATATTGATTTATCCCAACAGTAGCAACTCCTCCTTCATCTACCATCGTATCAACAGATGGAAAAATAGGGATATTAGCTACATCAGCAATGGAGACAACTGTTTGAAAGCCATTAGCTATCGTATTATCTGTGGGAATATAAATCGCATCTACCTCTTTAGTCATGACTTGAGACATTTGTGCTATTTCATTTGTCGAAGGTACTGGATAATGTTTAACTTGTAATCCTTCTTTTTTGGCAATGTCAGTAAATCTATTCACTTGTGATAAGGAATTATCTTCTGCTGATGAATATAAGACACCAACTGTTTTTAATTGAGGAACTAGCTGTTTCATTAATGCTACTTGTGCTTCCACTGGAGCTTGATCACTGACTCCTGTGATGTTTCCTCCAGGGTTTTCATTAGATGCTACTAACCCTGCCGCTTTTGGATCGCTAATTGCTCCTAAAACAATAGGGATATCAGTAGTTTGATTAGCCAATGACTGAGCAGCTGGCGTTGCAATACCTACTAAGACATCAGGATGTTTGCTTATAAGCTGTTGACCCATATTCGTTAATTTACTTTGGTCTGCTTGAGCATTTTGCTTAGTTATGGAGATGGTTTCGCCATCTATAAACCCTTCTTTGGCTAACTCATCAATCATACCTTCATAAATTTTATCTAAAGCTGGGTGACTGACATATTGTAAGATGCCTACTTCAGGTATATCTTTATGTTTTACTTGAGGTTGATCTTTTTGACTAGTAAAGAAATTTACAATTAGAACAAACATTATTAAACCAACAGCTACTATCAATTTTTTATTTTTCATCATATTTTCCTCCAAAAATAAAAAAGACAGTCCCCCAATTATAATGGGTTACTGTCTAATTTTTATTAAACAAAAACCACATAGATATCTCTTCTATGCGGTCTGATCTGACTATTACCAACGCATAGATACAAATTTAGTCTCACTAAATGTTGTATCTATACGTGTTTGTCGTATACATACAACTATCTACGCCAAGGTTGCCATGCTTTAATGATTAATGGATTGTTATTGGAAATATTTTTTCTTGTTTGCATGACTAGTTCTCCTTTTAGTTTCAAGTTTTTTTAATCATATAATTTGAACCGACTCTTGTCAATCTATTCCTCAAAAAAGATTTCCTCTGTTTTTTGACGTTCACTAGAATTTTGTGTCAGTGAAGGGTCTACCTCTTCTTCAATAGCTTTTACTCTAATTGGTTTTTTCTGCTCTAATTTAGGATCAATGAGTGTAATAAGCGCTTCATCAATAGTTTTTAGTCCACCTTTTAACTCTGTGAAGGCATATCTACCTTTTTCTTTTCCATCTTCCATAACTATGAAGGTATTTTTCTTAGTTAGGTTATATTTTTTAGCAATATCTGGAAAGTCATATACAGGTTGAACATAATAAATTGGCCAAGCACTCTCTTTTAACTCACCATTTTTCTTAATTAATTGATTAACCTCATCCAAACTTGGGTTATTACTAGCATCTACAATTAAAACCACTTGTTCCCCTTTTTGTTTTAATTGCTCTGGGATTTCAGATTCTAAAATTGTTGTAACTTGCTTGTTTTGTGATTTAATGACAGCAACAGATTCAATTTGTTTGTGACGTATAGTAGGTTTCACAACTGAAGCTAAAATAAAGACTAAAACAATAGCAACAATACTTACTATGACAATACTTAATAATTTTTTATCAGACTGTAGTTTTTTTAACAAATTTTTAAAGAATCCCTTGAAGTCAATGGATTTTATTTTACTCATATATTCTCCACCTTATTTATTCTAAGCTTCATTATAGCTTATCATGTTCAAATTGAGAATACTTGATTGTAAATAAGCAAAAAATGCTCACTGGTATTGGCTATTATTTTCCCGTATAATAGTTTATAATGTGTAGGTTGAAGGATCTAGAATGAATATATAAGGGAGCGAATTCTTTTGAAAAATGAAGAAAAAAAATGTCCTAGTTGTGGGCACGTATTTAAGGATGGTCAAACGTACTGTCCAAACTGTGATCTATTTGTTCCAGTAGAAGACCAAGAAAAGATCACAGAAACAACGACAACATCAACAAATACAAATATAGATGAGTTTTCTGAAACAACAGAAACTCAAGATGAAGCAAACACCATACCTACCTTTAAACATCGAAATATGAAGGCTAGCGAGAGTGATCTAACTCATGATGATTCAACCTATTCTAGAGAGGTTGAAGATTCTAAAGAAATTGTAGTTGATCAAGAAGTAGTCGAAACTAAGGAAACAATGATTGAGACACCAGAAAAAAATGAAGAAACACCACCAGTTGAAGAGGTTGTGATTGAAACAGTAATCCCAACACCTGATGTTGCAACTCAAAACGAGTCACAAGAGAATACCCAACAAGTCAGCCCTGCATCAAATGGGAATAATCCTACTAGAAAAGATAAGAAAAATAATAATAAAACGGTTAATATTTTAATAGCTATTATAGCCATACTTGTTATTTTTGGTGGTGGTTATATTTTCTACTCTCATAATCAACAAACAAAATTAGAAGAGAGAATCACTTTAACCAATGAAGCTGATAAAGCCATACAAGACTTGTATTTAGCAAATAGTGGTGATATTTTCTTAAAAGCTGGTATTACAAGCGAGGATTTCAAGTCCGTTGAAACAAAAGTCAATGACTTAAAAGGAACTGAGCAATATGCTAGTTTAAATGAAAAATTAATGCATGCCCAGTCTCTATTTAATAAAGAGCAAGCGATTAATGATTCATTTAAAACGCCAGTTATGGTTGGTGATCAATTAAATAAGGAAGCTTATGTTGTTAATGATTCAAAATTAACTCTAGATAAGATTGATCCTGAGGAAAACGGTTTTGATAAACTATATAATCAAGCTATCAACGAAGCAAATTCACAAAAAAAAGCCTTAAAAGATTTTGATGATACCCTTGAAAAATTATATCGTGATGACAAGGTTGTTAAAGAACCTAGTCAACGTATTTATGACAAAGCAGTTGAACAGCTAAAAGCTATTAAAGATCCTGAAGTTAGAAAAGAATTTGAACCAATTCTAAACAAAGTAAAAAAAGAAATTGACGAGCAAAACAAAGAACAAGAACTAGCTAGGGAACGTGAAGAAGAGCTGCAACGCCAAAGAGATGAAGAAGCTTACCAAAAGCAATTAGCTAGAGAAGAAGCTGAAAAAGAACAACAAAAAGCCAAACCAACAACCCCTAAAAAGGAAGCTAATACAAGCAACCAACGTATGGGTAATCGTGAAGATAGCAATATCGACCTATCAAATGATGCTTGGGCATGGGCACCTGGTGTAGAGCAGGAATTTATTTCTGAGGTTATCTCTAGAGGGTACGTTGTAGAAGGTGGTTACACACTAGTTCCTAAGTATGTGGAAAATGGTGAAGGTTTCTACGATTTATACGCGACAACTAATTCAAAAATTTTCCCTAAGAGTAAGCCAGAAGAATTTCCACTATACGTCGTAACAGTCAATGCAAAAACTGGTTGGTTTAAAGGAAATGGTCCAAACTAAATAAGTTATAAAAATGCTCAATTTAAAGAAGTTGACTCGCTACTGTCAACCTCTTTTCTTAAGTAAAAAATAATGGAGGTTCAAACTATGTCTTTTGATGGTATATTTACACATCTAATGGTGGCAGAATTAGAAAAAGAATTAAAGGCTGGCCGCCTATCTAAAGTTCATCAGCCTTATGAAAATGAATTGATGTTAGTCTTTAGAAGTAATCGCCAAAATCATACCCTACTGCTTTCTGCTCATCCAAGTTATTCTAGAGTCCAACTTACAAAAATGACTTACAAAAATCCGGCAAGTCCACCTAACTTTTGTATGACGGTCAGAAAACATTTAGAAGGTAGTTTGTTAAAAGAGATTAAACAAGTACAAAACGATCGAATTATTAATTTTTATTTCGAGAGCCGAAATGATTTAGGTGATTTAGAAGATATTGTCTTGACGGTCGAATTAATGGGAAGACATAGTAATATTATGTTAGTCAACCAAGAGACAAATCGAATCATTGACGCGATTAAACATGTTGGCATTAGTGTGAATAGTTTTAGAACGATTTTACCAGGTTCAGAATATCTCACTCCTCCCCTACAAGATAAATTAAATCCTTGGCATTTATCAGGTGAGGAATTATTTAAAGAATTAAATAGTATTCAAGAGATGTCACCACAGCTCATTCAAGAAACATTTGAAGGGTTTGGTAAGGACACTGCTGAAGAGTTGATTTATCGTTTTAAAAAACAACAAGATAACAAAATTACTATCTGGAATCAGTTTTTCAAAGACCTTTCACAACCTGTTCCAACAATTGGTTTAGTTAAACACAAAGAACTATTCGCCCCTATTGCTTTTGAGTATTATGATAGCATCATAAATCAGTTTGATAGCTTAAGTGAGTTGCTTGACGGTTACTACGGAGGAAAAGCTGAGAAGGATCGTGTGAAGCAGCAAGCTGGGGAATTAATTAGAAAAGTCAAAAATGATTTAGCTAAACTTAAAAAGAAAACAAAGAAATTAGAACAATCATTGATTGATGCTGATCAAGCAGAGATTTACCGAATCAAAGGTGAATTACTGACGACATTTTTACATGATGTACCACGTGGTGTGACTGAGGTTTCTTTACTAAACTACTATGATGGAGATACACCTATCACTATTGCTTTAAATGAAACCCTAACGCCTAATCAAAATGCTCAAAAATATTTTCAGCGCTATCAAAAACTTAAAAACGGGGTTTCTAGTGTTAAAGAGCAATTAGAAAAAACAAAATATGAGCAAATCTATTTAGAATCTGTTTTAGCTCAATTAGATATGGCAACGCCACAAGATGTGGAATTGATTAAAGAAGAGCTTGTTGCTCAAAGGTATATTAGATTAAAATCTAAACAGAAAACCAAAAAGAAAACTGCTCTATCTAAGCCTAATCAATATGAATCAAGTGATGGTGACATGATAATGGTCGGTAAAAACAATTTACAAAATGATCAATTAACACTAAAATCATCAAGTAAAACAGATATTTGGTTACATGCTAAAGATATCCCTGGTTCACACGTTGTCATTAAAAATAGCCAACCTAGTGAGCAAACACTTTACGAAGCAGCTCTTCTTGCTGCCTATCATTCGAAATACCGATTATCAGCTTCGGTACCAGTTGATTATGTTGCTATTAAACATCTTAAAAAACCAAATGGTGCCAAACCTGGTTATGTCATTTATGAAAATCAAAGAACATTGTTTGTAACACCTAGTGAAGAAGAAGTTAATCAGATAAAAAAAATTAAGTAGGAGTAAATATTATGAGATATCGTATTGTTTTAATTGGAGTTATTGGTATAGCCTTAATGGTTTTTGCCTTTAGCTATGTTGTTTATGGTTTATTATTTAAAAAGAAATTAAAAAATAAAACTTGGAATGTGATAATGGTTATTGTCTTTATCTTAGGTGGGGCTTTACTTTATTCACCAGCTAGACAATACATTGATTCAAAAGAAAATAGGCAAACAACTACCAGTCATGTTGTTGAATATAATGGTAAAAAAATCAAAACAGAGGCCAATGCTAAAGAACGCCTCACACTCCCATCTGTCTATGGAAGTATTGATGCAACTCACCCTTCTGTTATTTCTTTTGAAGAGCCTTGGCATGGGTATCGCTACTGGATGGCAGTGACGCCTTATCCAGAAGGAAAAGCACTTTACGAAAACCCTCATGTGTTTAAATCAAATGACTTAATTTCATGGGTACCTGATGAGAGTAATCCACTAGACGAGCCTGTTAGTGAGAAATTCAATAAGAATGGGACACCTATGCAATATGATTCAGATACGCATATTATCTATAATAAAGAAGATAAACGCTTAGAAGTTTTTTGGCGCTATGTGGATGATGTGAGTCATGAATTTATCATCTATAGAAGAACGTCATCAAATGGAGAAGATTGGACGAAAAAAGAAGAGATTTACCGAGCTGATAGACGTAAGGAAGACATGCTTTCTCCTGCATTCATTAAAGATGAAGATGGTTATAAATTATGGTATGTTGCTGATGGTTATCGCATTTGGTATCGTGAAAGTAAAGATGGTTTTAACTGGAGTAAACCAACTGAAGTAGAAGTACCTTATGAGGTAGAAGGTATGAAGCATTGGCATTTGGATGTTCAACCAACAGACCTAGGTTATGAAATGGTTGTAGTTGGTTTCAAATCAACAGCTGAAAACAACTTGTCTGATCGTCATGTCATGAATTTATATTATTCAAAATCTAAAGACAATAAAAATTGGGATACCTTACAACCCATTATTTTCCCAACTCAAAATAAAGAAGGTTTTGATGGTAAAGGTCTCTATCG contains:
- a CDS encoding ABC transporter permease, with translation MITSTIAQGLLWSILGLGIFLTYRILNFTDLTTEGSFPLGGVVCVTAITHGIHPIIATLLGMLAGMLAGLTTGLLYTKGKIPVILSGILVMSALNSVMLFIMRTPNLSLLNQSKLFDILDDWHLPPYFNVIVIGLFIVILVIFLLMTFLNTDLGQAYIATGDNPVMAKSLGIYTDRMTILGLVISNGLIGLSGALIAQNEGYADVNKGIGVIIIGLASIILGELLFGELTMLERFIAIVVGSVIYQLLILIVIKLSLDTTYLKFYSSVILGVCLIIPEISRKIKQKQGGHRV
- a CDS encoding LPXTG cell wall anchor domain-containing protein; this encodes MEDARNEIIKELEHLRDMGIIAEEELEALVEKLKSSIETDILDAEMLIHLEAAKAKANLEIDALELVGAITPEQAEAYREEVKAATKPSEVAAVMAKISVHRDFKALNDAIEKAKLKDQHNYMPNSWTSFEIALRHAEEVSETEHSAKPATQIEINDAFDHLLLAELKLERVASTKAIDHLQDAIRVAHSKKEKDYTKESWADMQTVLGEAEAMLAKLDGNVDAFTEKEVNDMTRKLNLAMLSMKRVDGIGGIINPIKPHTPTKPASKPAAASASAPSASASAPKAAASSLPKTGEVTHSLMSAGLLALGMAGYFYMSRKRLEVSGDIYH
- a CDS encoding cell division site-positioning protein MapZ family protein, whose product is MKNEEKKCPSCGHVFKDGQTYCPNCDLFVPVEDQEKITETTTTSTNTNIDEFSETTETQDEANTIPTFKHRNMKASESDLTHDDSTYSREVEDSKEIVVDQEVVETKETMIETPEKNEETPPVEEVVIETVIPTPDVATQNESQENTQQVSPASNGNNPTRKDKKNNNKTVNILIAIIAILVIFGGGYIFYSHNQQTKLEERITLTNEADKAIQDLYLANSGDIFLKAGITSEDFKSVETKVNDLKGTEQYASLNEKLMHAQSLFNKEQAINDSFKTPVMVGDQLNKEAYVVNDSKLTLDKIDPEENGFDKLYNQAINEANSQKKALKDFDDTLEKLYRDDKVVKEPSQRIYDKAVEQLKAIKDPEVRKEFEPILNKVKKEIDEQNKEQELAREREEELQRQRDEEAYQKQLAREEAEKEQQKAKPTTPKKEANTSNQRMGNREDSNIDLSNDAWAWAPGVEQEFISEVISRGYVVEGGYTLVPKYVENGEGFYDLYATTNSKIFPKSKPEEFPLYVVTVNAKTGWFKGNGPN
- a CDS encoding ABC transporter ATP-binding protein, whose product is MKSVLSIQNGYKEVDEGRVIMNHLNLTVNEGDFITILGGNGAGKSTLFNTISGQLDLTSGNVFISQQNVTKDSEEKRAKYIARVFQDPKQGTAPRMTVAENLLLAQLRGKKRGLKRRELNQQKELFFELCQKTGNGLEQHIDTPAGHLSGGQRQALSLLMATIQKPDILLLDEHTAALDPKTSKQLMELTASTISDNKLTCLMITHRMEDALTYGNRLIVLDSGQISVDLSQEEKHKLDMTSLLQFFDL
- the trpX gene encoding tryptophan ABC transporter substrate-binding protein, which codes for MKNKKLIVAVGLIMFVLIVNFFTSQKDQPQVKHKDIPEVGILQYVSHPALDKIYEGMIDELAKEGFIDGETISITKQNAQADQSKLTNMGQQLISKHPDVLVGIATPAAQSLANQTTDIPIVLGAISDPKAAGLVASNENPGGNITGVSDQAPVEAQVALMKQLVPQLKTVGVLYSSAEDNSLSQVNRFTDIAKKEGLQVKHYPVPSTNEIAQMSQVMTKEVDAIYIPTDNTIANGFQTVVSIADVANIPIFPSVDTMVDEGGVATVGINQYDLGVETGRMVSDLLNGTIKTEDTPIYIFETGDIIINEEKVNQLDIHVPVDLQEEVTK
- a CDS encoding NFACT RNA binding domain-containing protein, with the protein product MSFDGIFTHLMVAELEKELKAGRLSKVHQPYENELMLVFRSNRQNHTLLLSAHPSYSRVQLTKMTYKNPASPPNFCMTVRKHLEGSLLKEIKQVQNDRIINFYFESRNDLGDLEDIVLTVELMGRHSNIMLVNQETNRIIDAIKHVGISVNSFRTILPGSEYLTPPLQDKLNPWHLSGEELFKELNSIQEMSPQLIQETFEGFGKDTAEELIYRFKKQQDNKITIWNQFFKDLSQPVPTIGLVKHKELFAPIAFEYYDSIINQFDSLSELLDGYYGGKAEKDRVKQQAGELIRKVKNDLAKLKKKTKKLEQSLIDADQAEIYRIKGELLTTFLHDVPRGVTEVSLLNYYDGDTPITIALNETLTPNQNAQKYFQRYQKLKNGVSSVKEQLEKTKYEQIYLESVLAQLDMATPQDVELIKEELVAQRYIRLKSKQKTKKKTALSKPNQYESSDGDMIMVGKNNLQNDQLTLKSSSKTDIWLHAKDIPGSHVVIKNSQPSEQTLYEAALLAAYHSKYRLSASVPVDYVAIKHLKKPNGAKPGYVIYENQRTLFVTPSEEEVNQIKKIK
- a CDS encoding GNAT family N-acetyltransferase; protein product: MKLVSYRSISNEDILSFKKECLAHHMIIHGSNNLASYSDISTWKKMLSHLEKANYQQRVQSFQYFLVDENKEVLGIADIKPKLNKQLEKDGGHISYSTRPKYQKQGYGKTSLNLLLAEAKRLGLSEVLLTCHQDNEGSKAIILYYGGQLKNTIILNRQIINHYIINL